Proteins co-encoded in one Arachis hypogaea cultivar Tifrunner chromosome 11, arahy.Tifrunner.gnm2.J5K5, whole genome shotgun sequence genomic window:
- the LOC112720782 gene encoding kihadalactone A synthase LFS, whose amino-acid sequence MATKLRLPMVDLSSPDRLSTANSIRQACVDYGFFYLVNHGVDDQLLSSAFQQSAKFFTFPLNYKLSLSRKEYRGYTPLYSENLDPSSHSKGDAKESYYIGNLEDSSSVNLNQWPSQELLPDWRPTMESLIWKLLEAGRKLMSLIALSLNLDDDFFEKTALNKPAAFLRLLHYPGELGSYEELCGASAHSDYGMITLLVTDGVPGLQICKEKFKQPRVWEDVSHVEGAFIVNIGDLMERWTNCIYRSTLHRVIPTGKERYSMAFFLDPPSDCVVECFESCCSESSPPRFPPIRSGDYLNERFRLTYGSEKELKCSSN is encoded by the exons ATGGCGACGAAGCTGAGGCTCCCTATGGTAGACCTTTCCTCACCTGATCGTCTCTCCACCGCCAACTCTATTCGTCAG GCATGCGTTGATTATGGATTCTTTTACCTCGTGAACCACGGCGTTGACGACCAGCTTCTGAGTTCAGCGTTTCAACAAAGCGCCAAGTTCTTCACATTTCCATTGAACTACAAATTGAGCTTGTCACGCAAGGAATACAGGGGTTACACTCCTCTCTACTCTGAGAACCTTGATCCCTCTTCACACTCCAAAG GTGACGCAAAAGAGAGCTATTACATTGGTAATTTGGAAGATAGCAGTAGTGTTAACCTGAATCAATGGCCTTCTCAAG AACTGTTACCAGATTGGAGACCTACAATGGAATCCTTAATATGGAAATTGTT GGAAGCCGGGAGAAAGCTGATGTCTCTAATAGCTCTGTCCCTAAATCTGGATGATGATTTTTTTGAGAAGACAGCCTTAAACAAACCAGCAGCTTTTCTTCGCCTTTTGCATTATCCAG GTGAATTGGGATCATATGAAGAGTTATGTGGTGCCTCTGCTCATTCAGATTATGGCATGATCACTCTCTTGGTGACCGACGGTGTTCCGGGACTGCAG ATCTGTAAGGAGAAGTTCAAGCAACCTCGAGTCTGGGAGGATGTGTCTCATGTAGAAGG GGCCTTTATTGTGAACATTGGGGACTTGATGGAGAGGTGGACAAATTGTATATACCG GTCAACACTTCACAGAGTCATTCCAACTGGAAAGGAGCGTTATTCG ATGGCATTCTTCTTGGACCCACCCTCAGATTGTGTGGTTGAATGCTTTGAAAGTTGCTGCAGCGAATCATCTCCCCCAAG ATTCCCTCCAATTCGTAGTGGGGACTACCTTAATGAGCGGTTCAGGCTCACATATGGCTCTGAAAAGGAGCTAAAATGCTCATCCAATTGA